A section of the Bacillus sp. HSf4 genome encodes:
- a CDS encoding Ig-like domain-containing protein — protein sequence MVRLSIDEIKDVSINAVSGGNISLPESVKVTYNNGDEGSAVVTWDQKALKRAIKKGVGEYVIEGVVKGGKTVLAHLKILC from the coding sequence GTGGTGCGCCTTTCAATTGACGAGATCAAAGACGTTTCGATAAACGCAGTGTCAGGCGGGAACATTTCTCTGCCTGAATCGGTAAAGGTCACCTACAATAACGGAGACGAGGGAAGCGCCGTTGTGACATGGGATCAAAAAGCGTTGAAACGGGCCATCAAAAAAGGTGTTGGAGAATATGTGATCGAAGGTGTTGTCAAAGGCGGAAAGACCGTTTTGGCTCACCTGAAAATCTTGTGCTGA
- a CDS encoding sugar ABC transporter permease: protein MKKRRLFRLLLTYSLLVFMTAVIIYPLLWTVGASFNPGNSLVSTSIIPANPTLDHYRELFAGKESLQYGQWYVNSLKISIFTMVGSVISVSFTAYAFSRFRFKGRKNALVLFMLLQMISQFSALVALFVLAQMLGMMNSHWLLILLYIGGLIPMNTYLMKGYMDSIPIDLDESAKIDGASNTRIFLQIIMPLSKPMIAVVAMNGFTGPLGDFVLSSTILRTPESYTLPIGLYNLVNEVMGASYTTFAAGAILISIPVAVIFIMLQKNFVSGLTAGGTKG, encoded by the coding sequence ATGAAGAAAAGAAGACTCTTTCGGCTCCTTCTGACCTACTCTCTGTTGGTTTTTATGACAGCCGTTATCATCTACCCTCTGCTTTGGACTGTGGGAGCCAGCTTTAATCCCGGCAACAGTTTGGTCAGTACTTCTATCATTCCGGCAAATCCGACATTGGATCACTATAGAGAATTATTCGCCGGCAAAGAGAGCCTCCAATACGGGCAATGGTATGTAAACTCGCTGAAAATCAGCATCTTTACGATGGTCGGGTCGGTCATCAGCGTTTCTTTTACAGCTTATGCTTTTTCAAGATTTCGTTTTAAAGGAAGAAAAAACGCTTTAGTTTTGTTCATGCTGCTGCAAATGATTTCTCAATTTTCGGCTTTGGTTGCGCTCTTTGTTTTAGCGCAGATGCTGGGAATGATGAACAGCCATTGGCTGCTGATTTTGCTGTACATCGGCGGACTCATACCGATGAACACGTATTTGATGAAAGGGTATATGGACTCGATTCCCATCGATTTGGATGAGAGCGCTAAGATTGACGGCGCAAGCAATACAAGGATTTTTCTGCAGATTATTATGCCGCTATCCAAACCGATGATCGCGGTCGTTGCCATGAACGGATTCACCGGGCCGCTCGGGGATTTCGTTTTGTCTTCGACGATATTGCGGACACCGGAGTCGTATACATTGCCGATCGGTTTATACAATTTAGTCAATGAAGTGATGGGAGCCAGCTATACGACGTTTGCCGCCGGCGCCATTTTGATCAGCATTCCGGTAGCCGTCATCTTTATCATGCTGCAAAAGAACTTTGTGTCAGGATTGACGGCAGGCGGAACAAAAGGATAG
- a CDS encoding extracellular solute-binding protein, protein MMNMKKYVGISSVIALSLSLTACGPKESSNGASDSKQKELVVWEDKEKSEGIKDAVAQFEKEHGVSVKVVEKPYAKQIEDLRMDGPAGTGPDVLTMPGDQIGTAVTEGLIKELKVDKEIQSIYTEPAMRSQVTNGKVYGLPKAVETTMLYYNKDLISEKELPKTLDEWYEYSKKTADGKKFGFLALFDQIYYAQSVMGGYGGYIFKSDADGTYDPADLGLNNKGAVEGAEYIQKFYQEGLFPAGIIGEQGINVLESLFTEGKAAAIISGPWNLEPFKKAGINYGVAKLPKLSNGKHMSSFVGVKSYNVSAYSKNADLAEELVVFLANKENSKKRYEITKEVPAVKELADDPAVTKSEAAQAVAEQSQYSELTPNIPEMNEVWTPADAALQTIATGKAEPKKALDQAAETIQGQIKAKHSGSK, encoded by the coding sequence ATGATGAATATGAAAAAATATGTTGGAATCAGCAGTGTCATCGCTCTCAGTTTGTCTTTAACTGCCTGCGGGCCTAAAGAGAGCAGCAATGGAGCATCAGACTCGAAGCAAAAGGAACTCGTGGTCTGGGAAGATAAAGAGAAAAGCGAAGGCATCAAAGATGCCGTCGCCCAATTTGAAAAAGAGCACGGCGTATCTGTCAAAGTCGTTGAAAAGCCTTATGCAAAGCAGATCGAAGACTTGCGGATGGATGGACCGGCGGGAACGGGGCCGGATGTGTTAACGATGCCTGGAGACCAAATCGGGACAGCGGTAACGGAAGGTTTGATCAAGGAATTAAAGGTGGACAAAGAAATCCAATCGATCTATACGGAACCGGCAATGAGATCCCAGGTGACAAACGGCAAGGTCTACGGCCTGCCGAAAGCGGTCGAAACGACGATGCTCTACTATAATAAAGATTTGATTTCTGAAAAAGAACTGCCGAAAACGCTGGATGAATGGTATGAGTATTCCAAAAAAACGGCTGACGGCAAAAAATTCGGCTTCCTGGCGCTGTTTGACCAGATTTATTATGCGCAGAGCGTCATGGGAGGATACGGCGGCTACATTTTTAAGAGCGATGCAGACGGCACTTATGATCCGGCCGATCTCGGCTTGAACAACAAAGGTGCAGTCGAAGGCGCCGAGTACATTCAGAAGTTTTATCAAGAGGGGCTGTTCCCTGCCGGAATTATTGGGGAGCAGGGGATCAATGTGCTGGAATCGCTGTTTACGGAAGGAAAAGCAGCAGCGATCATTTCAGGCCCATGGAATCTGGAACCATTCAAAAAAGCGGGCATCAACTACGGGGTTGCCAAGCTGCCTAAGCTGTCCAACGGCAAGCATATGAGTTCTTTTGTCGGTGTGAAAAGCTACAATGTAAGCGCTTATTCGAAGAATGCCGATCTAGCGGAAGAATTAGTCGTCTTCCTCGCCAATAAAGAAAACTCAAAGAAGAGATATGAGATCACAAAAGAAGTTCCCGCTGTCAAAGAACTGGCGGATGATCCTGCCGTCACAAAAAGCGAAGCGGCTCAAGCTGTTGCCGAACAATCTCAGTACTCAGAGTTGACACCGAATATTCCTGAGATGAATGAAGTATGGACGCCGGCGGATGCGGCTCTGCAAACGATCGCAACCGGAAAAGCCGAACCGAAAAAAGCGCTTGATCAAGCCGCCGAAACGATACAAGGACAGATCAAAGCGAAGCACAGCGGCAGCAAATAA
- a CDS encoding sugar ABC transporter permease, whose product MQHRKKALLLSIVPGLGQFYNKQWIKGLLFLLLGVSFFAVFGDLLNMGLWGVFTLGTEVPRDNSIFLLAEGIIAVIVTCFGLAVYYANLRDAYQNGKRRDEQKELSSLKEQYQNLMAQGYPYLISGPSLFILIFAVVFPILFSFALAFTNYNLYHSPPAHLVDWVGLKTFSEIFTVDIWRSTFLDVLAWTIVWTLVASTLQVGLGILLAVVVNQKEVRFKKFFRTILVLPWAVPGFVTILVFAGLFNDSFGAFNHQILAAFGIDPIPWMTNANWTKLALILMQGWLGFPYVFIVTTGVLQSIPDDLYEAATIDGASAFSKFRHITLPLILIAMAPIIITQFTFNFNNFNIIYLFNGGGPAVPGSTAGGTDILVSWIYKLTMQSSQYSLAAALTILLSVFVISIALWQFRRTNSFKEGA is encoded by the coding sequence GTGCAGCATCGCAAAAAAGCTTTACTATTATCAATCGTTCCCGGTTTGGGCCAATTCTACAATAAACAATGGATAAAGGGTCTGTTATTCCTTCTTTTAGGCGTCTCGTTCTTTGCGGTTTTTGGCGATTTGCTGAATATGGGGCTGTGGGGCGTGTTTACACTTGGAACCGAAGTGCCGCGCGACAACTCGATTTTTCTATTGGCAGAAGGCATCATTGCCGTGATTGTCACCTGTTTTGGGCTGGCTGTCTATTACGCCAATTTGCGGGACGCCTACCAAAACGGAAAGAGGCGCGATGAACAAAAGGAGCTCAGTTCACTCAAGGAACAATATCAAAACTTAATGGCGCAAGGATATCCGTATCTCATCAGCGGGCCATCGCTGTTCATCCTGATTTTTGCCGTTGTGTTTCCGATTTTGTTCAGCTTTGCCTTAGCTTTTACAAACTATAACCTCTACCATTCTCCGCCAGCCCATCTTGTCGATTGGGTAGGACTTAAAACGTTTTCCGAAATTTTCACCGTTGATATTTGGCGGTCGACCTTTTTGGATGTTTTAGCTTGGACCATCGTTTGGACGCTTGTCGCTTCCACGCTCCAAGTCGGGTTGGGAATTTTGTTGGCGGTTGTCGTCAATCAGAAGGAAGTCCGCTTCAAAAAGTTTTTCCGGACGATTCTGGTCTTGCCTTGGGCCGTGCCCGGTTTTGTTACCATTCTCGTGTTTGCCGGCCTTTTTAATGACAGCTTCGGTGCTTTCAATCATCAAATCCTCGCCGCATTCGGCATCGATCCGATTCCTTGGATGACGAATGCCAATTGGACGAAGCTGGCGCTGATCCTCATGCAGGGATGGCTCGGATTTCCTTATGTGTTCATTGTAACGACCGGTGTTCTGCAGTCGATTCCGGACGACCTTTATGAAGCGGCGACCATTGACGGCGCGTCTGCGTTTTCGAAATTCAGGCATATCACATTGCCGCTGATTTTAATCGCGATGGCGCCGATTATCATTACGCAATTCACTTTTAATTTTAATAACTTCAATATTATTTATCTATTCAATGGAGGCGGTCCGGCTGTTCCCGGGTCAACAGCGGGAGGAACCGATATCCTGGTGTCCTGGATTTACAAATTAACGATGCAGTCGAGCCAGTACTCTTTAGCTGCCGCATTGACGATCCTGCTGTCGGTCTTTGTCATCTCGATCGCATTGTGGCAGTTCAGACGGACAAATTCTTTCAAAGAGGGGGCTTAA
- a CDS encoding beta-galactosidase, with protein sequence MPKIYTTQAKYMLHGGDYNPDQWLDRPDILADDIRLMKLAHTNTFSVGIFSWSALEPEEGVYTFEWLDDMFESIHRNGGRIILATPSGARPAWLSQKYPEVLRVNAERVKQLHGGRHNHCFTSDVYREKTREINRLLADRYGSHPALLMWHVSNEYGGECHCDQCQHAFRDWLKKRYNHDLKSLNDAWWTPFWSHTFNDWSQIESPSPIGEHAVHGLNLDWRRFVTDQTISFFQNEIVPLKEITPNIPITTNFMADTHDLIPFQGLDYSRFAKHLDVISWDAYPAWHNDWESTADLAMKVGFINDLYRSLKQQPFLLMESTPSAVNWHDFNKAKRPGMHLLSSVQMIAHGSDSILYFQWRKSRGSSEKFHGAVVGHDNSTENRVFQEVVKVGQTLEQLSEVVGTNRPADTAILFDWENHWALADAQGFGLKTKRYMQTLHEHYRPFWERDIPVDVITKEQDFSSYRLLIAPMLYLASEETIARLKAFVANGGTLVMTYISGLVNEHDLTYLGGWHPDLKEIFGIEPMETDTLYPGDKNAVAYRNQSYELRDYATVLKINAAVAEGFYQDDFYANSPAVTSHRYQEGKTHYIGARLNDQFHRDFYQSLMEELSLKPAFPVNHGKGVSVQVRQNDEHDYIFVMNFTEKRQPVTFSSSVTDMLTGELITGDVTLDKYETRIAVNRKNM encoded by the coding sequence ATGCCAAAAATTTATACGACACAAGCAAAATACATGCTTCACGGGGGAGACTACAATCCGGATCAGTGGCTTGACCGTCCGGATATTCTTGCGGATGACATCAGGCTGATGAAGCTTGCCCATACGAATACATTTTCAGTGGGGATTTTTTCATGGAGCGCTCTTGAGCCGGAGGAAGGCGTCTATACGTTTGAATGGCTGGATGATATGTTTGAGAGCATTCACCGGAATGGCGGCCGGATTATATTAGCGACACCGAGCGGCGCCCGTCCTGCTTGGCTGTCGCAAAAGTATCCGGAAGTGCTGCGCGTGAATGCGGAACGTGTCAAACAGCTGCATGGCGGAAGGCACAATCATTGCTTCACTTCAGACGTATACCGTGAAAAAACGAGAGAGATCAACCGCTTGCTGGCTGATAGGTACGGCAGCCATCCTGCCCTTTTGATGTGGCATGTTTCCAACGAATACGGAGGAGAATGCCATTGTGATCAATGTCAGCACGCCTTCAGAGACTGGCTGAAAAAGAGGTACAACCATGATCTTAAATCTTTGAATGACGCATGGTGGACGCCTTTTTGGAGCCATACCTTCAACGATTGGTCACAGATTGAATCGCCGTCTCCGATCGGGGAACATGCGGTGCACGGCTTGAATTTGGACTGGCGCCGCTTCGTCACTGACCAGACGATCTCTTTTTTTCAAAATGAAATCGTTCCGTTAAAGGAAATCACGCCGAATATTCCGATTACGACCAACTTTATGGCGGACACGCATGATCTCATTCCGTTTCAAGGGCTGGACTACAGCAGGTTTGCCAAGCACCTGGACGTGATCAGCTGGGACGCATATCCCGCCTGGCACAATGATTGGGAAAGCACAGCAGATTTGGCCATGAAAGTCGGCTTTATCAATGATTTGTACCGCAGCCTGAAACAGCAGCCGTTTCTCTTAATGGAATCGACGCCAAGCGCTGTCAATTGGCACGATTTTAATAAAGCGAAACGGCCGGGCATGCACCTTCTGTCTTCTGTGCAGATGATCGCCCACGGATCTGACAGCATCCTCTATTTTCAATGGCGGAAATCCCGCGGCTCATCGGAAAAATTTCACGGTGCGGTTGTTGGCCATGACAACAGTACAGAGAACCGCGTCTTTCAAGAAGTGGTGAAGGTGGGGCAGACGCTGGAGCAGCTGTCTGAGGTCGTCGGCACGAATCGTCCGGCGGACACAGCGATTCTGTTTGACTGGGAAAACCATTGGGCGCTTGCTGATGCGCAAGGGTTTGGGCTGAAAACGAAGCGCTATATGCAAACATTGCATGAGCATTACCGCCCGTTTTGGGAACGGGATATTCCCGTCGACGTCATCACCAAGGAACAGGATTTTTCCTCATACCGACTTCTAATCGCGCCGATGCTTTATTTAGCAAGCGAAGAAACGATCGCCCGTTTGAAAGCATTTGTGGCAAATGGCGGTACATTAGTCATGACTTACATCAGCGGGCTTGTGAATGAACATGACTTAACCTATTTAGGCGGATGGCATCCCGACCTGAAAGAGATATTTGGCATTGAGCCCATGGAGACGGACACGCTTTATCCAGGCGACAAAAATGCAGTAGCTTACCGGAACCAGTCGTATGAACTGAGAGACTATGCAACCGTGCTGAAAATAAACGCGGCAGTCGCTGAAGGCTTCTATCAGGATGATTTTTATGCGAATTCGCCGGCTGTTACAAGCCACCGCTATCAAGAAGGGAAAACGCACTACATCGGAGCGCGGTTAAACGATCAATTTCACCGCGATTTTTACCAATCCTTGATGGAAGAGCTGTCCTTAAAGCCGGCATTTCCGGTCAATCACGGCAAAGGAGTGTCTGTCCAGGTCCGGCAGAATGATGAACATGATTATATCTTCGTCATGAATTTCACAGAAAAGCGCCAGCCTGTTACATTTTCATCAAGTGTCACGGATATGCTGACCGGTGAATTGATCACAGGTGATGTGACATTGGACAAGTATGAAACGAGAATCGCAGTCAACCGAAAGAATATGTAG
- a CDS encoding dienelactone hydrolase, giving the protein MLMLTAGFLYAFPVFQLPKPTGEYQVGTQTFHFVDSDRDEIFDEVKEGKRELMVQVWYPAKHADGRPAPFMEGSVLKEEPLSKTLSLPSIVTNYLTYIQSHSYEGAEIADNSRSYPLIILNHGYKSSRFFHTSQAENLASHGYIVASIDHTYSAFATAFPDGRMAPMKTDEYLIAEKNYRDKVGKVWTDDIKFVLDQFERINAGNLPTRLKGSVDMNHIGVFGHSFGGAASYDASYDSRVTAGIDLDGGLYRYHNRPGSTKPFLFMFSESTFNRFNKVRQKYVYTDKELKTMGATREEIAKETKDAEAEIAHFQNAGKYGGHILYVKGMEHYNFADVQFFTPFLRQTGMTGQIDPLRAASIVNAYTLSFFDKHLKNKSGRLLEGPADEFPEVKFADTLFDGRKQ; this is encoded by the coding sequence ATGCTTATGCTGACCGCGGGCTTCTTGTATGCTTTTCCCGTTTTTCAACTTCCGAAGCCGACGGGTGAATATCAGGTAGGAACACAGACTTTTCACTTTGTCGATTCTGACAGAGATGAGATTTTTGATGAAGTGAAAGAAGGCAAACGGGAGTTGATGGTACAAGTGTGGTACCCGGCAAAACATGCCGATGGAAGACCCGCTCCGTTTATGGAAGGCTCCGTGCTGAAGGAGGAACCGCTCTCGAAAACGCTCAGCCTTCCATCCATCGTGACCAACTATTTGACATACATTCAGAGCCATTCCTATGAAGGGGCCGAGATTGCCGATAACAGCCGTTCTTATCCGCTCATCATCTTAAACCACGGCTACAAGTCATCGCGGTTTTTTCATACTTCACAAGCTGAAAACCTTGCCAGCCATGGCTATATCGTCGCCTCCATCGACCATACATACAGCGCTTTTGCCACCGCATTTCCCGATGGAAGGATGGCCCCGATGAAAACAGATGAATATTTGATCGCTGAAAAAAACTACCGCGACAAGGTAGGGAAGGTTTGGACAGACGATATAAAATTCGTTCTCGACCAGTTCGAACGAATCAATGCCGGGAACCTTCCCACCCGCTTGAAAGGGAGTGTCGATATGAACCATATCGGCGTCTTTGGCCACTCCTTCGGCGGAGCCGCTTCATACGACGCCTCTTATGACAGCAGAGTCACAGCGGGCATTGACCTTGACGGCGGCCTGTACCGCTACCATAACCGTCCGGGTTCAACCAAACCTTTTCTGTTTATGTTCTCTGAAAGCACATTCAACCGCTTTAATAAAGTCAGACAGAAATACGTCTATACTGATAAAGAATTAAAAACAATGGGGGCAACAAGAGAAGAAATCGCTAAGGAGACAAAAGACGCCGAAGCTGAGATCGCCCATTTTCAAAACGCCGGCAAGTACGGCGGCCACATTCTGTATGTCAAAGGAATGGAACACTACAACTTTGCCGATGTCCAGTTTTTCACCCCCTTTCTCCGACAGACCGGAATGACAGGACAAATCGATCCGCTAAGAGCGGCTTCCATCGTCAACGCCTATACCTTAAGCTTTTTTGACAAACATTTAAAAAACAAAAGCGGTCGGCTGCTTGAAGGGCCGGCTGACGAGTTTCCCGAAGTGAAATTTGCCGATACGCTGTTTGATGGGAGAAAGCAATGA